CCTTAagagcatttaaaaataaataaaaatctcccTGAACAGCCCAAATCCTCATCACACCCCCAGCCTAAAATGTAAGTGTCCCTCTTTGGCCATGCAACACGATGGTATAGGACAGGCATAGACCAGAATCTATAACCGGGTTATTAACAAAACTGTAGTGAATTAAATTGAATAATTTAGGAAAGATTGCTATTCCAATTCCAGTTTAGTTACAGCTCGGCTATTTTACAGTGAATTTTacaatttggatttaatttgctcAAATTCACACTTCAATAAATAACCTGGTATGTGGAAAAAATGTGTTTAGTTAGTGTATTGTTGACAGGGAGGTGTTGACTTCACAAACTGATGTGGATTTTCACAGTGTCGCACAACATATTTAGTGGGAGAGCAGTCGAGAGAATTTCAGATAAATACACTTTTGCTTTTTATGTTAAACATCTGCACTAATAGGATCCCACTTAAAGATCAGCCATAAGAAGAGCAGTACACTGTTCTCTCAAATATAACGGATTCTAGCCTTTATTGTGAGCGATCCTGACTTCTGGAGACTGGATAGCAAACATGTATTGttaataaaaatctttaaaaaatagaGAGAGATTTTGCAGAGGAATAACCAACGATAATCTGCCCTGAGAATAAATTTGGGTAAATAAAATGGACTGGgcaataatacacaatatatttacttattgtttgtttaattttatgaTATGCACAAGACGTCACATATAAAGGCAGGTGTTGAAAAAGCCTGTTTATACAATAGCAGCAGGTCAGATGTGTGATATTCAGACTAATTGGAACAATTTTGTTCAGCAAACAGCAGAGCTGACAAAGGAGAAGTAACACTTCCCAACAAAGTTTAAGAATTGATTGCAAGTTCTGGTATGAAGTCATTCGGTATAATCAAAGCCTCTATTGCATGCAACCAAGTAGCAGCTGATGGTTTACTTGAAGCAAAATAAGGCAACTTGTAAAGTGTATCAGCTTGATTAAGGGTGTCCACCGAAAGGTGTGGGTGAAGCAGAGACATCTATTCGTTGTTAATGGGGAGTACTCGTGAGCCTGCGATTGCGGGAGGGCCTATGTATAGGGGCATTACCAGGGAGGGTCTGACCTGGGCTGGGACCCAAGTGGTCTTTTGAGAAATCCCTGAGTGTGATTTTAATGTGCAGGGGCATGACCAGGGAGGGTCTGACCTGGGCTGGGACCCAAGTGGTCTTTTGAGAAATCCCTGAGTGTGATTTTAATGTGCAGGGGCATGACCAGGGAGGGTCTGACCTGGGCTGGGACCCAAGTGGTCTTTTGAGAAATCTCCGAGTCTGATTTTAGCACTATTTCATTGTTGGCACTACGTTTCCTGAAAATTTGCAACTAGAATTCTTCATTCAGTCTAAAAATTACACCTAAATAACACCTTCAGTTGCAGAGTTTCTAATAATCCATTCTACTGATGTCATGAAATTCCTAACTGACCAATTGAAATTCAGATGGTTCCAAAATGTAGTGATTTGACATAAAAATATCGAACAACAAACAAATATAGGGTGGAATGGGCTATAAAATTTATGTTGAGGTCACCGGTCATATTGCTAGCAACGCCTACATGATTTGAAGGGTGAGTACCACAAAGTAAATGTCCATGGCTGCCACATTGTCTGTAAGATTGGTAACAGTTACATATGGAGGCTGGCATAATTATTATTGCTTATGTGGAGATCAGTTATGTTTCCAAGATTGGAACCTTGTTTTAGATTATGAAACACATTCATTTTGCACATTGGATCTCATCCATTAAtgtctgctcttttttttttttcttttttcaatgcACAATGTGAACAAAGACACGCaaaccacattattattattatttattaacctATTCTACATTAGGCCGTTCATGATCAAATTCTTTATCAAATTATCACAATTGGCTTTTATTTAATGCTGTTACTGAAGATGCCATATTCAAGATAAGGGActgcacacatttaaaaaataaaaaggtaaggGGGTGAATTCGAAGGTGCGTCACGGACTACACACGTAAACAAATGTCCATGTACACACAGGTCATTTCCCAAAATGTTATTGGAGCAATTACAATGTTTCAGCTCACATCCAGTAGCTTAAGAAAGACTCAGGATATGAGCAAAAATAATTGCCATTGCTCCACTAAAACGTTCGGGGAAAGACCTGTGTGTGTCCCTGGACATCAGTTTATGCATGTTACCGAATATGCAGGCACCTTGCGGCTAAATGCTTATTTGCACAATACAcatatgtatttaaaaacaacaaacaagaaaaagaaaaaatatatagataaaaataagTTCTACATTAAAGAGAAAGTTGCTGTTTTTACACAGTATAAATTAGGTACGAATTCAAACAGAAACAACTACAATGACATAGATCCGCACGAATACAAAGGCACGAGGCCATCACCGTGAGCAAAGTGAGCAATTCTTGCAGATAGGTAGCGATAGGGGTCGAAGAGATGGCTTTACTATACTGGGGTCATTCGCACGTTCAGAATCTTCCTCATTAGCAATCATTTCCTTAATTAAACAGGAAACTGCTTCATGGATGTTCATGTTTTCCTACAATGAAGACATGGTGGATCAGACAAAATACGTAAACATACaaaagattattcactaaacaaggaAGCTGTGAAAAATTGGCAAGGGGGTTGGAATGTCCCATTCTCTTAGTAATGTTGTAACTATAAGGTGTAACGATATTTATTCAGCAGTTCTCATGGGATCCTATGGCGCATACTACTTATTCGAATCCCCGATATTAATATGCCAAGTAGAAAGCGAATTGATCAGAGACCCCGCGTGGTCTATATTATTGCCAAATGTCAGGACACCTGCGAGCCTCCGTATCTTTCGAAACAATATCGTTTTCTCGTGACTCTACACTTTGTTCTTACATGTCATGTTTGGATACAGTGACTCCAGATACCAAGGACAGTTATACGCTGCGGAATAACCCCTTCTCCACTGGAAACCAGAGGGGCAACAAACAAAAACCAAGGATCCAACAAGGAAAGGGGAGTATACATAGTATTATACACAGTGTATGGAATAttgtgtgttatgtgtatgaTTATGTGCAATATACATAGTCAGCGACATATATGGGatacatacatgtacatatacagtcacacgcactcacacacacaattatagcgacaaacacacatacacagtcatacatgCCCTGTTACATTACCAGAGTCATTATCATTGCAATTTTAGGGGGAGATGTTCAGCAAATGGGATGTACATATGTTTGGATTGGCCAGcagtaatatataattataattttctgtatatattgaaataaatattAGGTGGAACTGTGGCGTTTGCTTCCACTTTACAAATAGATGACCCTGATTAAGGAACATGCCCTACCTTTGCAGAGGTCAGATGATCACAATTAAGGAACATGTTCAACCTTTGCAGAGGTCAGATGATCACAATTCAGGAACATGTCGTACTTTTGAAGAGGTCAGATGATCACAATTAATGAACATGTCCTACCTTTTCAGAAGTCAAATGACCATAATTAAGGAACATGTCCTACCTTTTCAGAGGTCAGATGatcataattaaaggaacactatagtcacctaaattactttagctaaataaatcagttttagtgtatagatcattccccggcaatttcactgctcaattcactgtcatttaggagttaaatcactttgtttctgtttatgcagccctagccacacctcccctggctatgattgacagagcctgcatgaaaaaaaaaactggtttcactttcaaacagatgtaatttaccttaaataattgtatctcaatctctaaattgaactttaaaccacatacaggaggctcttgcagggtctagcaagctattaacatcgcAGGGGAtgagaacatcttaattaaacagaacttacaataaagaaagcctaaatagggctctctttacaggaagtgtttatggaaggctgtgtaagtcacatgcagggaggtgtgactagggttcataaacaaagggatttaactcctaaatgacagaggattgagcagtaaggctgcaggggcatgttctatacaccaaaacggcttcattaagataaagttgttcaggtgactatagtgtccctttaaggaacatgTCCTACCTTTTCAGAGGTCAGATGATCATAATTAAGGAACATGTCCTACCTTtgcagaggtcagatgacagccACTGAACCCCATCTCTTTACTCATCTCCTCTAGATTTCGGGTGCTGCAGCCTGGAGGGAGTTGGTCGCACTTGTTCCCTAGCAGTATTAATGGGATTGGTTTTCCACTCTGTAAAGACACTTTGGAGTCCAGATCTTCTTTCCAACGCTGGACTGATTGCACCGTGGCTTCACGTCCCACGTCACACACCACGAGAGCTCCTACAGCTTCACGGTAATACAAACGTGTCATATGGCCAAACCGCTCCTGACCTAGAGATGAGCAATATGAGATGTTAAGGAGTAACATTTGAACAAAGAATGTAAGGAAACACTCGAaggaccataaccaccacagcgaGTGGTTATGGTTCAGAAGTGTCCTTGCTCCTGCAATGTAAGTATCCAAACTGTATcctaatggtttgactacttacttggGGTCTACCAGGTACCAGGCATTCCATTAATGATCCTGATCTCATTGGCTAAGAACGTTAGTTGATCATGCTCAGCAACCCAGGAAAAAGTCAAAATGTCATtctggacaccataaccactacagtacactggttatggtgcttggagtattcctttaagaatgCATTGTGAATTGTACAATTCTACAATGTGTACAACGATGCTAGGGAATTCATCTGGTCTGGCATGGGTAAGCTAGACCCCTAGGTGAAGCTTTTGTTGACCTGGAAGAACTGATTTTTAGGTCAATGCAAACCCTGTACGCCCATGcctaatataaaacattttagatGTAAGTAAATATTACACGGAAGTCATCAGCTACTGcaagttgtgtgtttttttttttaattactgctATTATTTCTACCGAGATACAAAAGTTTCTAATTGTCATCCAATGTCACAGCCAGGGGTGGGGTGACTGGGGCTGCATCGGTGGgcttgagtctttttttttttcttcttcaaatcaGATGTAATTATTGCCACAAAATCAGTCTATCAGGTTTATTCACATAAGTGAGAATTTGaactaaatttcaaattaaagttcaAAGTAGccgaaacattctccaagtcaggtATGCTTCCAATTCAGCAAGTCTGGCTTACATttcaaattcacattgaatttactCACAATTCTccgtttagtaaataatatgagAACAGGCAAAATCTCAGAGAGACCTCAATAACTTGCCCTTCGGTGAGACCCCGTTTAGGTatcaaaaaaggtttttgctCTCTTGTGCATTtcaaagagaacctataccataCGCATgtcagactgatcctgcccataagtgcagtccagaaccgaaatgcctACACGAGCGATATCGCAACCCCGAACgattgttttcatatttttttttttataggttgaACTCCATGGACTGGAGTCCCTTTTCAACCTAGATTTCCATGTAATTATGTATAATAGACTTGAGCACAAATTAGTTTCAGCTGCTACAAattaatcaaattccttttaatctgcaCCCAAACAAAATCGATCCATCTGGGATTTAACTCTGGAGTCTTATTCAACTAGCAAAACTTTATCTTGAtggtttaaaatttatttaaaaagggggcggggccggaccgccgacgggatcagacatgttccgtctgagctcccgctttggggCCGGAAAATCGGGGCTAACTGGGGGCTCACACCCCCCATCCACCCGCAAAGCAGATCACAACGATCCCCTGATCCAGAGCTACGAGGGGATACCTTTTAGGAATCAGCCCGGCACCTACAGTGGCCCGACGAAGGCCCAAGGTGCGTAAAAGCTTGAGCCGGGATGAGACGgtcgctctcccgggtctctggCCGGCGTCTggcgtcccccccccctctggaccgggggggttatcccggtctgcccAAGCAACTACCATCACTCCAAGCAGGGCCGCAAGCTAGCATTCTGCAACGGCACACTCTCCGGCGGCAtcccccaagatggctgccgcacgcCTGCCACATGTGCAACCTGCCAGTAAGATGGAGCCTGCTGCAGAGGCAGCCATCCAACGCCATCCGACTTCTACAGAAACCTGCCCCAGAGAAGTACCGGCTGACCACATTGAGCAGACCAAAGGGATGCCTACATCACATATattaggctgaaaaaagaaaACCCTTATACCTGTGGAGGGCATCAGCATACCACTGGGCCCACCTTAAACGCCCTGGGAACGACTGCAAtggctgcacctccatcctggatTCCCTTCAGAGGCGCAAAAAAACTGCCGGCCAGCACAGGGTATGGACCACACAAACCCACACTGGTCCCCTAATGCACAGCCCAACTCGAATATGTTCCACTCGGGACTTTATCTGATCTCATCCACAGGACTGACCCAGTGACTATCCTAGCCCAACTTGCAATaatcatttttatgttttgatttCATGCTCAGCACTATCTATGCCTATTGAACCCTTGTAAAATGTGGTTAGCATAGCAGAATTATTGGTTTGGATTAAGCTTACGTAACATATACCTAGCTTGAGATGAATATCTACTGTTTCCAGCTGCTTAAAACCATACTGTAATAATCATATGACACATATAACCAACGTTCTATTCCAGCACCACAAGTGTCAGTACAAGCATAGACTCACATTACTTAAACCTATTACTCTTTACTAAACTTGTATTGTAACTGTCAATCGGCACCGACACCATCACTGATTAGTACTAGCCTGTTTAGGTAGCTACCATTGaatatatctgtattactcttgacccataaaatttataaaatgtgCAGCTATCTCAAATGTCACACATGTATAACACTGTTCTATTAAGCCTGCTAATGCTGTCGGggcactgcatgcatgtatgttactccttacacaataaaataaagaatttaaaaaaatgcattatatctataaatacataaattggGTCACATCCAACCTGCCTTTTAAATGGAGCTGAAATAAACAATGAGTGCAATAGTAATGGGGGTTAGTTGCCATGTATCTTGGCTGCATTGTTTGTACTCTAAATCTTTACCCAAGTCCACTCACCTGCAATATCCCAAAGCTGTAATCGGACCACCGTGTCCTCGTTCCAGTTCACGATTTTCAGGGCAAAATCGACTCCAATGGTTGCTCGGTAACACTGGGAGAAGATGTTGTGGACATACCGCTGTATGATCGATGTCTTGCCAACACCAAGATCGCCCACGACAAGCACTTTACACAGAAATTCTCTCTCAGGTGAACTCATCTCCCTCTTACACCTCAAGATGAACTTTCGACTTGTTCCTCCTAGACTGATGGGTAGATACTGACGGATTACTTGAGTTTATGAGTTTGTGTAATGAGCTCGGAGTACACAAGAATTCGGCACAGATGTGAGAGATGACAACTGCTGGAATTACTTTGCAACTAAATAAATTTACTTAACATGTAAAAGTGTGCTCTCTCTCTCGGCAAAGGTTTGGGGTCTGCCTTGAAGTCAGTGTTAATCATTATTTATAAGGTGCTATATGTCAATCCGTTTAGGAAACATCTACGAAAAGTTCCTACTGAAAGTTTGGGGtctttaaatttgcatttttttaatgttaaaaaatgagGACAAAATTGGAGGGTTATCATTTACCGattgttcctgtatcattttgtaatggTCCGATTAAttgtttatttccccccccccccccccatataatatTGTAGAAGCTTTGCAGAATCtaagctatataaataccaataataataataataatatgggtaTCCAAAGTACGTACAGTATAAACTCACTTGTATctgaaattgtatttatttttttaaatactattttCACTATTTCAAGTATTATACTCTGAAGTGCACCCTTTCCCTTTGAGAAGTTCTCTGTTCTCTGCTTATTATCATGTTTTGTGATGTATTTCAGAAAGGACAAAGATAATGGGATGATCTTATCCCCAAGTTCAAAGAGCAGTGcatattgaactttttttttttttttttttacagtgaccaAAAAGACATACATGAAATTAGTTTGGTGACCTATTCTATACTTTTACAATGATCTCTTTTACGACTTCTTCAATTACAATATAgaacaattattaaaaaaaaacctctgcaaAACAGTCTCTAAACTCTTCTCACTCTTCCATGTGTCTCGACTGCACTGGGGTGTCAGTAATTGCCTGGTTAAAATGACAAGCCTATTCCCACTATTGGTGACACATTAAAATCGCACAGACACCCTTCCTTGGGTTCCAACCTAGAATTGAAGTAGATCAGAGATCTCAAACTCTGCCCTGCCCCAGACATTTAtggcctacaactcccagaattctttggGTGCAACATCTGGCAAGACAATCATAagaattgtagttcagcaacatctgggaggGTCCTGGTGTAGATCCATTGTGTTACTGGATAGAACTCATcaggtgtatttaaccccttaaggacacatggcatgtgtgacatgtcatgattcccttttattccagaagtttggtcctttggCTATGTCTGCGTGATGGTAATGCTAACATTAATGAAGGACATACAATAAACTGAGTCCAAGCTGTAAGGTTTATTCCCCTTAACTTTTGGACCAGAGCAGTTTCACATTTTTGGTGTTAATTCATGATTTCACAAGTATCCCACTAGACCACCAGAGCAGCTAATACAGGGTCTTTTAATATTACTTTCTCCTAAAAGGTTTGGAACTACATACCCCTTCTGTGGCAGACCTTGTACCAATAAGACATGTAGTATCTAATCAGATATAGGGCAAGGGATGGCCAATCTTAACCCTGGAGCTACTAAATGAACTATACTTCCTGGATACTCCGCCGCCCTAAAGGCCATTTAAGCATTACAGGAGAGGTAGTACCCGAAGACCTATAGGGCAATGATTTAATAGTGATAGTTACTGTAttgcccatgatgctcagctagtctTTGCTAGGTTAGCAATATGGGAAAGGCAGTCACCTGAACCACAGAATGATGCCAGGATACCACCTTGTAAAAATGATACGTCTGTAAACACATTGACAATGTGATTGGAACCCAGTCCAAAGAAAAAGAATGTTAGTAGATGGTTTTAAATAAAAGCGGTCAGGTCATCCAAGACTGGCAGTTTGGTGGTTAAAGTTTAAGTTTTAAAAGTTTaagtttgttatatttttattgttatgatTGTAAACCCCTGAAGCTTTGAATAGGCTCCACAGCCTAgtacattgaaaaataaataaaccgtCTGTTTGCTGTGTGGTCCAAGattatttatacataaaatattgcCTACCATGCATCCAACAGGATCAAATTAAGAGTAATAAAGTGAGGTGGTGTGTGTTGTGATAAAGTGTCCTGTAATGCAAAAAATGGATCCCCTTATAAAAAGTAACACGCCGTGCATATACAACGTGCTTGTCAAATTGCTAGCAAATACATGGTTTACAGTTTAATACTTTTAACTATTACTTTATTggtctaatttttttaattaatacatttactGGTGTCATCAGTACGATATACAGAATTGATCTGTAAAATTGGACGCGGATTGACAATTTTTGCAGGAGACGGGAACACTTtaaaagtacacacacacacacacacacacacacacacacacacacacacacagcagccatcGTTAGCggtaaaacaaacattttaacatCTTTAAAACACTACAGAAATCAGCGGGAGGGTGGGGATTGGCTCCTGTGGCCCTCAATATGCCAACTTGCAATTACAatggggtaaaaaaaataaaaatgtatatatatatataaaaaacaaaacaaaaaataattatgtaatgTGGACCAAGCTTCCCCACCACAAACAAAATTTGTCCTCCAACAGTGAAAGACTCCAATACAGGTAACCGTTTAATACTTAAACTCCATGAATTAACAAATCTGAagtgtttttgttattttctccAATGGTTGTTACGGTCCGAGTCAAGGTTTGTCCCATCCTGTTTATCTCTTCAAAAATAGTGGCATTCAAGTTAGGTGGGATAGAGAATGAAGAAAAAGTTTGATTTTTatgtgaaaacaaaacaaaacaatggtGTAATTTCCAAGTGGCAGAGGGATTTTCCGAGGGGAACCATGCAACAGGGGAAATGGTTTGCGAGAGGCTCTGAGGTTGCTGCACAAGGTAGTGGTTTTCAGTCGCTAAATTCTTCATCTTCCGACCAACTCAGGCAGTCATCTGATTCTTCACCTTTATCCTGGAGAGGCTCACATGTTGGCTGTGGTTCGCACTCGGGAGAAGGTTGTGTGGAGATTGCCGACAGTTCTAGGCGCCCCCATGTCACAGGGTATGATTTCCTTAGCGTGATCTCCAGTTTTGTGGGTAGCAAGTTCACAAAACTTTTGTCCACATCGATAACCTGAGGAACCATTAGAACATTTGTAAATGTAGACTATCCCCTCAAAAAACGAACATAAATATTggcaattacattaaaaaaagttatt
This DNA window, taken from Pelobates fuscus isolate aPelFus1 chromosome 9, aPelFus1.pri, whole genome shotgun sequence, encodes the following:
- the LOC134572511 gene encoding ras-related protein Rab-38-like, with the protein product MSSPEREFLCKVLVVGDLGVGKTSIIQRYVHNIFSQCYRATIGVDFALKIVNWNEDTVVRLQLWDIAGQERFGHMTRLYYREAVGALVVCDVGREATVQSVQRWKEDLDSKVSLQSGKPIPLILLGNKCDQLPPGCSTRNLEEMSKEMGFSGCHLTSAKENMNIHEAVSCLIKEMIANEEDSERANDPSIVKPSLRPLSLPICKNCSLCSR